The genomic window GGCTGGCTTGATAGTCGTAGATAACCACTGGGTTATTGACGAACTCACCGCTACGATAGACCCACATATATGACTTAGATTGTGCTTTCTTATCTTCTTCACGTAATACTTGAACAGTGGTTTCGTCCGCGCAGATGAGCTTTTCTTTCAATAACTCACTTTTCATTGCATCAATAATGACTTGCACTTTGCTTCCTAACTGAACGCACCAGTTGGCCAGTGTAGCGCGGCTAATATCTATACCAGAGCGATTGAGAATATCCACTTGGCGATAGAGTGGCAGAGCATCAACGTATTTTGCTGTGACTACAGCGGCGAATGCATCTGCACTCCCTAGGCTTTTAGGGATCATACTTGCGGGTTTTGGGGCTGTGATAATCTTTGTTTCAGTCTGTGTTTTTTCACACTGCCGGCAAGCGTACTTGGTTCGCTCGTGACGTATAACACTAACCTTCTGTGGGATGATTTTCAGCTCTTCAGAAGTTTCAACACCACATTGATGTAAAGGCTCGTCGCAGCAGTCGCAATAAGGGGCATTGAGTTCATGTTTATGAACTTCACGCTCGAGCTCTTTTGGAAAAGGCTTACGGCCTGTTTTTTTCTTGTCGTCGTCGGATTTAGCCGTACTCTTTTGTTGCTCCGCTTCGTTAAACGTACCTTTGGGTATTTTTTCACTTTGTGATGAGAAGCGCTTTGACTTACTTAAATTGAGCTGTTCAATCAACAACTCAATTTTGGTTTTGAGCTCGGCAACCTCCTCTTGCTTTGCCGCAAGGAGTTTATCTTTTGCTTCGTTCTGTTGGTGAAGCTCAAGCAGCATAGCTTTTAGCTGGTCGATATCATCAAGGAGGTCGGTCATGTCTGGGCTCTGGTCATCTCAATGACTTAAGTATGACAGCAAAAAAGGATCGTTCAAGCCCAACGTGACGATCAGTATCAGCGGTCACACTTCTAGATTATGAAGTGGACGATGAGCTTTGGCATGTTCGAGCGTTAACCCCGAAAGAAGCCAACCCAGTTGTTGCTTAGTAATATGAATGGCTCCGTCCTCACTGGGTCTTGGCCACTTGAAGGTCCCTTTTTCTAAGCGACGATAGTACAGCCAGAAGCCATTAGTATCCCAAAACAAGATTTTCAATTTATCTCGG from Providencia sneebia DSM 19967 includes these protein-coding regions:
- the tnpB gene encoding IS66 family insertion sequence element accessory protein TnpB (TnpB, as the term is used for proteins encoded by IS66 family insertion elements, is considered an accessory protein, since TnpC, encoded by a neighboring gene, is a DDE family transposase.), with amino-acid sequence MIPTGKVFLISGVTDMRKSINGLSLIVAETLEMDPFSESWFIFCNRTRDKLKILFWDTNGFWLYYRRLEKGTFKWPRPSEDGAIHITKQQLGWLLSGLTLEHAKAHRPLHNLEV